A genomic region of Kribbella sp. NBC_00382 contains the following coding sequences:
- a CDS encoding helix-turn-helix transcriptional regulator has product MPNSNRLGEYLRARRERVQPEDVGLPPGGRRRVQGLRREELALLAGISSDYYMRLEQGRDLHPSDQVLDALAKVLQLSPDATAHLHDLAHPVEVRGLAGSIDDVPPSLLRLINSWTTTPAYVQDRLLNILASNAIAVELSPDYKVGSNLLRQVFLDPEERLFRREWDLITANGVAALRAQVGSNLDDPDLILLVDELSAGSDRFRELWNRHDIVARIGGVNRLNHPAVGHLDLQSEKLQINGPEGLTLCIFHADDHSPTAEAMAVLAARSMATSPTT; this is encoded by the coding sequence GTGCCGAACAGCAATCGTCTAGGTGAGTACTTGCGGGCGAGGCGTGAACGCGTCCAGCCGGAGGACGTTGGGCTGCCACCCGGCGGAAGGCGCCGCGTGCAAGGCCTGCGCCGGGAGGAGCTGGCGCTGCTCGCAGGGATCAGCAGCGACTACTACATGCGGCTGGAGCAGGGTCGAGATCTACATCCGTCCGACCAGGTGCTCGACGCCCTCGCCAAGGTGCTCCAGTTGTCGCCTGACGCGACCGCGCACTTGCACGATCTCGCTCATCCGGTCGAGGTCCGCGGACTGGCGGGGAGCATCGATGACGTCCCGCCGAGTTTGCTGCGGCTCATCAACAGTTGGACCACGACGCCGGCGTACGTCCAGGACAGGTTGCTGAACATCTTGGCGTCGAACGCGATCGCGGTCGAGCTGTCCCCTGACTACAAAGTCGGCAGCAACCTGCTCCGTCAGGTCTTCCTGGATCCAGAAGAGCGGCTGTTCCGGCGGGAGTGGGATCTGATCACCGCGAACGGCGTCGCCGCCTTGCGCGCGCAGGTCGGCTCCAACTTGGACGACCCAGACCTGATCCTCCTGGTGGACGAGCTCTCCGCCGGCAGCGATCGCTTCAGGGAGCTCTGGAACCGGCACGACATCGTCGCCCGCATCGGCGGCGTCAACCGTCTCAACCACCCCGCCGTGGGTCATCTGGACCTGCAATCCGAGAAACTTCAGATCAACGGCCCGGAGGGTCTAACCCTCTGCATCTTCCACGCCGACGACCACTCCCCCACCGCCGAAGCCATGGCAGTACTCGCCGCCCGCTCGATGGCCACCTCTCCCACCACATGA
- a CDS encoding ArsR/SmtB family transcription factor: MNGVVMDDEVFRALADPSRRQLLDSLNERNGQTLSELCAGLSMARQSVSKHLAVLEGANLVTTVRRGREKLHHLNAEPINAIADRWINQYDRRRVQLFADLKTALETEPVSDNDFVYTTYIKTTPERLWQALTDPSFTQEYWGVQHMTDWKVGSPIDWVMGDVTMSGPGQEVLEYDPYRRFAFTWHHITPEFAKATEMDDELVAKTSAEPLSRASFELEPDGDQVKLTVIHTGFEPGSAIRAMIDEGWTKLISDLKSFAESADFQAALEKVG; the protein is encoded by the coding sequence ATGAACGGAGTGGTGATGGACGACGAGGTGTTCCGCGCGCTGGCCGATCCGAGCCGGCGGCAGTTGCTGGACAGCTTGAACGAGCGCAACGGGCAGACGCTGAGTGAGCTGTGCGCCGGGCTGTCGATGGCTCGGCAATCGGTCAGTAAGCACCTCGCCGTGCTCGAGGGCGCGAACCTCGTCACCACCGTCCGGCGCGGCCGGGAGAAGTTGCACCACCTGAACGCCGAGCCGATCAACGCCATCGCGGATCGCTGGATCAACCAGTACGACCGGCGGCGGGTTCAGCTGTTCGCCGACCTCAAGACAGCATTGGAGACAGAACCAGTGAGCGACAACGACTTCGTCTACACGACCTACATCAAGACCACGCCCGAGCGGCTCTGGCAGGCCCTCACCGATCCGTCCTTCACCCAGGAATACTGGGGTGTGCAGCACATGACCGACTGGAAGGTCGGCTCGCCGATCGACTGGGTGATGGGCGACGTCACGATGTCCGGCCCCGGCCAAGAGGTGCTCGAGTACGACCCGTACCGGCGGTTCGCGTTCACCTGGCACCACATCACGCCGGAGTTCGCCAAGGCCACCGAGATGGACGACGAACTGGTGGCGAAGACGAGCGCCGAGCCGCTGTCGCGGGCGAGCTTCGAGTTGGAGCCGGACGGCGACCAGGTGAAGCTGACCGTGATCCACACCGGCTTCGAGCCCGGTAGCGCCATCCGCGCGATGATCGACGAGGGCTGGACCAAGCTGATCTCGGACCTCAAGTCCTTCGCGGAGTCCGCGGACTTTCAGGCTGCGCTGGAGAAGGTCGGCTAG
- a CDS encoding SDR family oxidoreductase → MDTNKLVLVTGVTGYIGGRLVPELLKAGYRVRAMARNPRRLRDREWYDDVEVVEADAGDRHQLDAALEGVDVAYYLIHALGTGKRFESRDRHTALTFGAAARDAGVGRIVYLGGLYPQGEELSPHLDSRREVGEILLASGVPTTVLRAAVILGSGSASFEMLRYLTDRLPVMVTPRWLHTRIQPIAVRDVLLYLVGSASMPPEVSRGFDIGGPDVLTYRAMMQRYAAVAHLSTRRIVTLPLLTPSLSSHWVGLVTPVPNSIARPLVDSLIHEVVCKEHDIEQYVADPASGLIGFDQAVELALKRVQELDVSTSWASASMAGAPSDPLPGDPDWSGGSLYVDERESAIATTPEQLWSVIEGIGGGNGWYSWRLGWWARGVLDRVFGGPGLRRGRRNPNDLSVGDPLDWWRVEEIEDVKLLRLRAEMRLPGLAWLELIVDTDDDKRTIFRQRALFHPHGLPGHLYWWAIKPFHGIVFGGMQRNIAAAAQSGESPKWRPSRKSS, encoded by the coding sequence ATGGATACGAACAAGCTGGTTCTCGTCACAGGCGTCACCGGGTACATCGGCGGCCGGCTCGTGCCGGAGTTGCTCAAGGCCGGCTACCGGGTCCGGGCGATGGCTCGCAATCCGCGCCGCCTCCGCGATCGCGAGTGGTACGACGACGTCGAGGTGGTCGAGGCGGATGCCGGCGATCGGCACCAACTCGATGCGGCGCTCGAAGGCGTCGACGTCGCGTACTACCTGATCCACGCCCTGGGCACCGGCAAGCGCTTCGAGTCCCGCGACCGCCACACCGCGCTGACCTTCGGCGCGGCCGCTCGCGACGCCGGGGTCGGACGCATCGTCTACCTCGGCGGCCTCTACCCGCAGGGCGAGGAGCTCTCGCCCCACCTCGACTCGCGGCGCGAGGTCGGCGAGATTCTGCTCGCTTCAGGCGTACCGACGACCGTGCTGCGCGCCGCCGTCATCCTCGGTTCGGGATCGGCCTCCTTCGAGATGCTCCGGTACCTGACCGACCGACTGCCCGTGATGGTCACCCCGCGCTGGCTGCACACGCGGATCCAGCCGATCGCAGTACGCGATGTTCTGCTGTACCTCGTCGGCAGCGCGTCGATGCCGCCCGAGGTCAGCCGGGGCTTCGACATCGGCGGTCCGGACGTACTGACCTATCGCGCCATGATGCAGCGGTACGCCGCTGTCGCCCACCTCAGCACCAGGCGGATCGTCACCCTTCCGCTGCTCACCCCGTCGCTGTCGAGCCACTGGGTCGGCCTCGTGACGCCCGTGCCGAACAGCATCGCCAGACCCCTGGTGGACAGCCTTATCCACGAGGTGGTCTGCAAGGAACACGACATCGAGCAGTACGTCGCCGACCCCGCCAGCGGCCTGATCGGCTTCGACCAGGCCGTCGAGCTCGCGCTCAAGCGAGTCCAGGAACTCGACGTTTCGACCAGCTGGGCCTCCGCGTCCATGGCTGGTGCGCCGAGTGATCCGCTACCGGGCGACCCGGACTGGTCGGGTGGTTCCTTGTACGTCGATGAGCGGGAGAGCGCGATCGCGACGACTCCCGAGCAACTCTGGTCGGTGATCGAGGGGATCGGCGGCGGCAACGGCTGGTACTCCTGGCGACTGGGCTGGTGGGCCAGAGGAGTCCTCGACCGGGTCTTCGGCGGACCCGGCCTGCGCCGCGGCCGGCGAAACCCGAACGACCTGTCCGTGGGCGACCCGCTCGACTGGTGGCGGGTGGAGGAGATCGAGGACGTCAAGCTGCTCCGGCTGCGCGCCGAGATGCGACTGCCCGGACTCGCCTGGCTGGAGCTGATCGTCGACACCGATGACGACAAGCGAACGATCTTCCGGCAGCGGGCGCTCTTCCATCCGCATGGACTGCCCGGGCACCTGTACTGGTGGGCGATCAAGCCCTTCCACGGCATCGTCTTCGGCGGCATGCAACGCAACATCGCCGCGGCGGCCCAGAGCGGCGAAAGCCCCAAGTGGCGGCCGTCGCGCAAATCGTCTTGA
- a CDS encoding GNAT family N-acetyltransferase, whose product MDFTSLGYRTDLMLLQLSGSVLTDQGDYVVVRTPANPLFWWGNYLLFRTPFAPGDAAAREETFHREFPDAKHVALGIDSIDGEVDSEDEVKAQGLEVDRSTVMTAAGVREPARPNETSQYRYLSSDDDWEQTLEVSLECATMTVDEEYREFSRRRMEAERKLCETGHARWFGAFDGGRLQASLGLASDGSGVARFQNVQTRPADRNQGIASTLVYRASRYGFDELGAQTLVMVADPGYLAIRIYRGLGFDDNEVQLAVFRPPA is encoded by the coding sequence GTGGACTTCACCAGCCTCGGCTACCGAACCGACCTGATGCTGCTGCAGTTGAGCGGCTCCGTGCTGACCGACCAGGGCGACTACGTCGTCGTCCGTACGCCGGCCAATCCGTTGTTCTGGTGGGGCAACTACCTGCTCTTCCGTACGCCGTTCGCGCCGGGCGACGCTGCTGCGCGAGAGGAGACCTTCCACCGCGAGTTCCCCGACGCGAAGCACGTCGCGCTCGGCATCGACAGCATCGACGGTGAGGTCGACAGCGAGGACGAGGTCAAGGCACAGGGCCTGGAGGTCGACCGCAGCACGGTGATGACCGCGGCCGGAGTACGCGAGCCGGCCCGGCCGAACGAGACCTCGCAGTACCGGTACCTGAGCAGCGACGACGACTGGGAGCAGACGCTCGAGGTGTCGCTGGAGTGCGCCACGATGACGGTCGACGAGGAGTACCGGGAGTTCAGCCGGCGCCGGATGGAGGCGGAGCGGAAGCTCTGCGAGACCGGGCACGCGCGCTGGTTCGGTGCTTTCGACGGCGGTCGGCTGCAGGCCTCACTCGGGCTGGCGTCGGACGGGTCGGGGGTCGCGCGCTTCCAGAACGTGCAGACCCGGCCGGCGGATCGGAACCAGGGCATCGCGAGCACGCTCGTGTATCGCGCCTCGCGGTACGGATTCGACGAGTTGGGTGCGCAGACGTTGGTGATGGTCGCCGATCCCGGCTATCTCGCGATCCGGATCTACCGGGGGCTGGGGTTCGACGACAACGAGGTCCAGCTGGCGGTGTTCAGACCGCCTGCGTGA
- a CDS encoding SDR family oxidoreductase, which produces MTETGARRGTALVTGGSRGIGAAAAIALATDGWDVGISYRTRSDEAAQVVAACEKIGRRAYAVQADVAESEQIEQLFDAVTGELGAIGAVVNNAGIVSPSGRVADYDVERLERVFRINTIGAFLVAGAAVRRMSTASGGAGGVIINVSSRGAVLGSAGEYVDYASSKAAVDTMTVGLANEVAKEGIRVLGVRPGLIDTDIHEEGRLERIGGTPPLGRPGKVEEVAELIAFLASDRASYMTGSMVDVAGGR; this is translated from the coding sequence ATGACTGAGACAGGAGCTCGCCGCGGTACGGCGTTGGTCACTGGTGGCAGCCGCGGGATCGGTGCGGCCGCGGCGATCGCGTTGGCGACGGATGGCTGGGATGTCGGGATCAGCTACCGCACGCGGTCGGACGAGGCAGCGCAGGTGGTCGCAGCTTGCGAGAAGATCGGGCGGCGCGCGTACGCCGTACAGGCTGATGTCGCTGAGTCGGAGCAGATCGAGCAGCTCTTCGATGCGGTGACCGGTGAGCTCGGGGCGATTGGTGCCGTGGTCAACAATGCGGGGATCGTGTCGCCGAGCGGGCGGGTGGCCGACTATGACGTCGAGCGGTTGGAGCGGGTGTTCCGGATCAACACGATCGGGGCGTTCCTGGTCGCGGGTGCCGCAGTACGGCGGATGTCGACCGCCAGCGGTGGAGCTGGGGGAGTCATCATCAATGTCTCGTCGCGCGGAGCCGTGCTGGGGTCGGCGGGTGAGTACGTCGACTATGCGAGCAGCAAGGCGGCGGTCGACACGATGACGGTCGGGCTGGCGAACGAGGTCGCGAAGGAAGGCATTCGCGTGCTCGGCGTCAGGCCTGGGCTGATCGATACGGACATTCATGAGGAGGGCCGGCTCGAGCGGATCGGCGGTACGCCGCCGCTGGGCAGGCCGGGCAAGGTCGAGGAGGTCGCCGAGCTGATCGCGTTCCTGGCCTCGGATCGCGCGTCCTACATGACCGGCTCGATGGTCGACGTCGCTGGCGGGCGCTGA
- a CDS encoding MerR family transcriptional regulator: MALRPVDLARRAGISTQLVRNYETVGIMPEVPRSQSGYRQYDEVHLQAMLTFRALVPGFGHETATAIMRAVHDGDQALAFRLIDASHAGLHEQRLATDVASEALGEAAEEFLDGVPVVNGPDLLVGELAAQLGVRTSTLRVWEAAELLMPVREAGTKYRRYGPVQVRDARIIAMLRRGRYGFDQIRPVLDGLRQTGSTEALRAAVAERRAAHDRRTRAMLHGAALLHEYLGGNR, translated from the coding sequence ATGGCCCTGCGACCGGTCGATCTGGCGCGCCGGGCCGGGATCTCGACGCAGCTGGTGCGCAACTACGAGACGGTCGGCATCATGCCCGAGGTGCCGCGGAGCCAGTCCGGCTATCGCCAGTACGACGAAGTGCATCTGCAGGCGATGCTGACGTTTCGGGCGCTGGTCCCTGGGTTCGGGCATGAGACCGCGACGGCGATCATGCGGGCTGTCCACGATGGGGATCAGGCACTTGCGTTCCGGTTGATCGATGCGAGCCATGCTGGGTTGCACGAGCAGCGGCTGGCCACGGATGTGGCGAGTGAGGCGCTGGGGGAGGCGGCCGAGGAGTTCCTCGACGGCGTACCGGTGGTGAACGGGCCTGACCTGCTGGTGGGGGAGTTGGCGGCGCAGCTCGGCGTACGGACGTCGACGTTGCGGGTCTGGGAGGCGGCGGAGTTGCTCATGCCGGTGCGGGAGGCGGGGACGAAGTACCGGCGGTATGGGCCAGTACAGGTCAGGGATGCGCGGATTATTGCGATGTTGCGGCGCGGGCGGTACGGGTTCGACCAGATCCGGCCGGTGCTGGACGGGTTGCGGCAGACCGGGAGCACCGAGGCATTGCGTGCAGCCGTGGCGGAGCGACGAGCGGCGCACGACCGTCGGACCCGCGCCATGCTGCACGGCGCGGCACTGCTTCACGAGTACTTAGGTGGGAATCGCTAG
- a CDS encoding adenylate/guanylate cyclase domain-containing protein, whose product MSQRRPELVLQRKPFGSWLLGPAGQSPLQLRIRAQLLLTVFCVGTNIIGASVVFVLAVFVLPGPPINDELSLVRTIAVPAYFVIALAVGVVVSTRLAVRTTKWVLDGRPATRREQIATLQLPLRLTLVEVFLWSLATVFFTGLTLALQPESVLRVLVTIVDGAIVTCTVSYLLSEFTLRPIAARALADQAPPRRLLSAGLKARTIFFWAVGSGVPVLGLMLTALLALIDRDVSPTRLAVIILALGTVVLTCGGFLTFLTARSVVAPVRSVRNALAVIGDGDLNVQIPVFDGTELGSLQAGFNRMAAGLRERERIRDLFGRYVGPDVVREALASDALGGEERFAAVLFVDLIGSTQLAADRAPGEVVQLLNRFFEIVVDEVDRQGGFVNKFGGDAVLAIFGAPAELPDPAGSALQAGRALARRLVDELPEATAGIGVTAGTVVAGTVGDVRRHEYTVIGDPVNEAARLTELAKTVPGRLLASMAAVDESAPAEAAHWKAGEEVTVRGRNRPTQLAIPT is encoded by the coding sequence ATGTCGCAGCGGCGGCCGGAGCTGGTCCTTCAGCGGAAGCCGTTCGGATCCTGGTTGCTCGGCCCGGCCGGCCAGTCACCGCTACAGCTACGGATCCGCGCTCAGCTGCTGCTGACCGTCTTCTGCGTCGGCACCAACATCATCGGCGCCTCGGTCGTCTTCGTGCTGGCCGTCTTCGTCCTGCCGGGACCACCGATCAACGACGAACTGAGCCTGGTCCGGACGATCGCGGTTCCGGCGTACTTCGTGATAGCACTGGCCGTCGGGGTGGTCGTTAGCACCCGGCTCGCCGTACGGACCACCAAGTGGGTCCTCGATGGCAGGCCTGCGACACGCAGGGAGCAGATCGCCACGCTCCAGCTACCTCTGCGGCTGACCCTCGTCGAGGTCTTCCTCTGGTCGCTGGCCACGGTCTTCTTCACCGGGCTGACCCTCGCGCTGCAGCCAGAGAGCGTTCTCCGCGTGCTGGTCACCATCGTCGACGGCGCGATCGTCACCTGCACAGTCTCGTATCTGCTGTCCGAGTTCACCCTCCGGCCGATCGCCGCGCGGGCGCTGGCCGACCAGGCGCCACCCAGACGCCTGCTCTCGGCGGGCCTGAAGGCGCGGACGATCTTCTTCTGGGCGGTCGGTTCCGGGGTACCAGTGCTCGGGCTGATGCTCACGGCGTTGCTCGCCTTGATCGACAGGGACGTCTCGCCGACCCGGCTGGCGGTCATCATCCTTGCCCTGGGCACCGTTGTGCTGACCTGTGGTGGCTTCCTCACGTTCTTGACCGCCCGGTCGGTGGTCGCGCCGGTTCGCTCGGTGCGGAACGCGCTGGCGGTGATCGGCGACGGGGATCTGAACGTCCAGATCCCGGTCTTCGACGGTACCGAGCTGGGGTCACTGCAGGCGGGCTTCAACCGGATGGCGGCCGGCCTGCGTGAGCGCGAGCGGATTCGCGATCTCTTCGGGCGGTACGTCGGACCCGACGTGGTGCGGGAGGCGTTGGCCAGTGACGCTCTCGGCGGCGAGGAACGCTTCGCCGCGGTCCTTTTCGTCGATCTGATCGGGTCGACCCAGCTCGCCGCGGACCGGGCGCCCGGCGAGGTGGTGCAGCTGCTGAACAGATTCTTCGAGATCGTGGTCGATGAGGTGGACCGCCAGGGCGGCTTCGTGAACAAGTTCGGCGGCGACGCGGTGCTCGCGATCTTCGGCGCCCCGGCCGAGCTGCCCGACCCTGCAGGGAGCGCTCTCCAAGCAGGCCGGGCGCTGGCCCGCCGCCTGGTCGATGAGTTGCCTGAGGCAACGGCTGGTATCGGCGTCACCGCCGGCACAGTCGTTGCGGGTACGGTCGGGGATGTTCGGCGGCACGAGTACACCGTCATCGGCGACCCCGTGAATGAGGCAGCTCGCCTGACCGAGCTGGCCAAGACCGTTCCCGGCCGCTTACTCGCCTCCATGGCTGCTGTCGACGAGTCCGCTCCGGCGGAGGCCGCCCACTGGAAGGCCGGCGAAGAAGTCACCGTCCGCGGCCGCAACCGCCCGACCCAGCTAGCGATTCCCACCTAA
- a CDS encoding M1 family metallopeptidase yields MSHDRHSYAEPALVRTTHLALDLDLDFAAKVLSGTATHTLAWSGPGDRLVLDTRDLTILAVEGAVEGDWEPLEYSLAVPDNELGSALTIRTGQHEQVRVSYRTAPTASGLQWLEPAMTAGGVMPFMFSQSQHIHARSWVPVQDTPSVRFSYSAHVTAPPELMVLMSADNGTQSRRTGSYDVTMPEPIPSYLLAIAAGDLVFEPIGTRTGVWAEPEMAKRAATEFSDIEEMIRVTESLFGPYRWGRYDLLVLPPSFPYGGMENPRMTFATPTLVIGDKSAVNVVAHELAHSWSGNLVTQDSWDDIWLNEGFTAYVEYRIVEAVYGNELAVMETAIKQHATVVKLDPLSAAEQAAELPGLNHRSQYRGTTGLGPLKGCWFLTWLEERFTREIFDPFLHGYFDRFAFQSINSEDFVGHLQEQLLDKHPGVVTAEEVAAWLDEPGIPAFAERAISARFEVVDESRERWLSTGELPEGAKHWTTQEWLRFLDAAPDVLTADQLQQLDREFALTGTANGEIARRWYSIVAASTYSPAYDELAGFLTRVGRMKLVLPVYKALVRTASGREFANEVFATARPGYHPITTAAVLKILKS; encoded by the coding sequence GTGAGCCACGATCGCCACTCCTACGCCGAACCGGCGTTGGTGCGCACCACCCACCTCGCGCTGGACCTCGACCTGGACTTCGCCGCCAAAGTGCTGTCCGGCACGGCCACGCACACGCTCGCCTGGAGTGGCCCGGGCGACCGATTGGTCCTCGACACGCGGGATCTCACGATCCTCGCGGTGGAGGGTGCGGTCGAAGGGGACTGGGAGCCGCTCGAGTACAGCCTGGCGGTGCCCGACAACGAGCTGGGCTCGGCGCTGACGATCCGGACCGGGCAGCACGAGCAGGTGCGGGTGAGCTACCGGACCGCCCCGACGGCGTCCGGCCTGCAGTGGTTGGAGCCGGCGATGACGGCCGGCGGCGTGATGCCGTTCATGTTCAGCCAGTCCCAGCACATCCACGCCCGGAGCTGGGTCCCGGTCCAGGACACTCCGAGCGTGCGCTTCAGCTACTCCGCCCACGTCACGGCCCCGCCTGAGCTGATGGTCCTGATGAGCGCCGACAACGGCACCCAGTCGCGCCGCACCGGGTCGTACGACGTGACGATGCCCGAGCCGATCCCGTCGTACCTGCTGGCGATCGCGGCCGGCGACCTGGTGTTCGAGCCGATCGGCACCCGGACGGGCGTCTGGGCCGAGCCCGAGATGGCCAAGCGGGCGGCGACGGAGTTCTCCGACATAGAGGAGATGATCCGGGTCACCGAGTCGCTCTTCGGACCGTACCGGTGGGGCCGCTACGACCTCCTCGTACTGCCGCCGTCCTTCCCGTACGGCGGGATGGAGAACCCGCGGATGACGTTCGCCACCCCGACCTTGGTGATCGGCGACAAGTCGGCGGTCAACGTCGTGGCGCACGAGCTGGCGCACAGCTGGTCGGGCAACCTGGTCACCCAGGACAGCTGGGACGACATCTGGCTCAACGAGGGCTTCACGGCGTACGTCGAGTACCGGATCGTAGAGGCGGTCTACGGCAACGAGCTGGCCGTGATGGAGACGGCGATCAAGCAGCACGCGACCGTGGTGAAGCTGGATCCGCTCTCGGCGGCGGAGCAGGCGGCCGAGCTGCCGGGGCTGAATCACCGGTCGCAGTACCGCGGCACGACCGGCCTCGGCCCGCTCAAGGGCTGCTGGTTCCTGACCTGGCTGGAGGAGCGGTTCACGCGGGAGATCTTCGATCCCTTCCTGCACGGGTACTTCGACCGGTTCGCCTTCCAGAGCATCAACTCGGAGGACTTCGTCGGGCATCTGCAGGAGCAGTTGCTGGACAAGCACCCCGGTGTGGTGACCGCGGAAGAGGTTGCTGCCTGGCTCGATGAGCCGGGCATCCCGGCCTTTGCCGAGAGAGCGATCTCCGCGCGGTTCGAGGTCGTCGACGAGTCGCGAGAACGCTGGCTGTCGACCGGCGAGCTGCCTGAGGGCGCGAAGCACTGGACGACGCAGGAGTGGCTCCGCTTCCTCGACGCTGCGCCGGACGTGCTGACGGCCGATCAGCTGCAGCAGCTGGATCGCGAGTTCGCTCTCACCGGTACGGCGAACGGCGAGATCGCCCGTCGCTGGTACTCGATCGTTGCCGCGAGCACCTACAGCCCGGCGTACGACGAACTGGCCGGTTTCCTGACCCGGGTGGGCCGGATGAAGCTGGTGCTGCCCGTCTACAAGGCACTGGTGCGGACCGCTTCCGGCCGCGAGTTCGCGAACGAGGTGTTCGCGACCGCGCGACCCGGATATCACCCGATCACGACCGCGGCGGTGCTCAAGATCCTCAAGAGCTGA